From a region of the Streptomyces venezuelae genome:
- a CDS encoding GNAT family N-acetyltransferase, whose amino-acid sequence MICYGPAVLDLSDELADAYGEVFSAPPWNEDEETIRQFAVRLQTDSRRPGFRTAFVQSPAGIDGFATAWITPKAFPRDRAYEQVTAQLGRQRVRELLIGALEIDELAVRPHARGNGTGRALLAEITADAPDDRAWLLTARVATDTVATYRRLGWHEVTPLPGTQNGVVVFLAPNHPSV is encoded by the coding sequence GTGATCTGTTATGGACCGGCCGTGCTGGACCTGTCGGACGAACTGGCCGACGCCTACGGCGAGGTGTTCTCCGCGCCGCCGTGGAACGAGGACGAAGAAACCATTCGCCAGTTCGCCGTCCGGCTCCAGACCGACAGCCGCCGCCCCGGTTTCCGTACCGCCTTCGTGCAGTCCCCCGCCGGCATCGACGGCTTCGCCACCGCCTGGATCACCCCCAAGGCCTTCCCCCGCGACCGTGCCTACGAACAGGTCACCGCACAGCTCGGCCGCCAGCGCGTACGGGAACTCCTCATCGGCGCCCTGGAGATCGACGAGCTCGCCGTACGCCCGCACGCGCGCGGCAACGGCACCGGCCGCGCCCTGCTCGCCGAGATCACCGCCGACGCCCCCGACGACCGCGCCTGGCTGCTGACCGCCCGCGTGGCCACCGACACCGTCGCCACCTACCGGCGCCTCGGCTGGCACGAGGTCACCCCGCTGCCCGGCACGCAGAACGGCGTCGTCGTCTTCCTCGCCCCGAACCACCCCTCGGTCTGA
- a CDS encoding DUF445 domain-containing protein, with product MQTKPAPGGRQEHVKNRITTGGSRPAPPPRGAFVFNAADEERRRGVRRMKATATGLLILVALVYVLAKYAQHAWGAGGWAAYVAAAAEAGMVGALADWFAVTALFRRPLGLPIPHTAIIPTKKDQLGVSLGEFVGENFLSADVVRARLHALGIGGRLGSWLAEPEHADRVTAELAAALRGALTVLRDSDVQAVVGEAITRRAETAEIAPGIGKTLERVVEDGGHRRAVDLICAKAHDWLVTHGASITDAVQGGAPGWTPRFVDRKVGERVYKELLRFVTEMRDMPEHPARGAVDRFLTDFAADLQSDTETRAKVERLKSEILARDEVQDVIASAWSAIRSMIISAAEDEQSELRLRVRASLISLGARLATDGRLQAKVEGWIEGAVVYVVTTYRAEITSLITDTVAGWDAEHTSRKIEAHIGRDLQFIRINGTVVGALAGLLIYTVSRAFGA from the coding sequence ATGCAGACAAAACCGGCGCCCGGGGGAAGGCAGGAGCACGTGAAGAACCGCATCACCACCGGAGGTAGCAGACCCGCACCGCCACCCCGGGGGGCGTTCGTGTTCAACGCCGCCGACGAGGAGCGCCGCCGCGGGGTCCGCCGGATGAAGGCCACCGCGACCGGTCTGCTGATCCTGGTCGCGCTGGTCTACGTACTCGCGAAGTACGCCCAGCACGCGTGGGGCGCGGGCGGCTGGGCCGCGTACGTGGCCGCCGCGGCCGAGGCCGGCATGGTCGGCGCGCTCGCGGACTGGTTCGCGGTGACGGCCCTGTTCCGCCGCCCGCTCGGCCTGCCCATCCCGCACACGGCGATCATCCCGACCAAGAAGGACCAGCTCGGCGTCTCCCTGGGCGAGTTCGTCGGGGAGAACTTCCTCTCCGCCGACGTGGTCCGGGCCCGTCTCCACGCCCTCGGCATCGGCGGCCGCCTCGGCTCCTGGCTGGCCGAGCCCGAGCACGCCGACCGGGTCACGGCCGAGCTGGCCGCCGCCCTGCGCGGCGCGCTCACCGTGCTGCGCGACTCCGACGTGCAGGCCGTCGTCGGCGAGGCCATCACCCGGCGCGCGGAGACCGCCGAGATCGCGCCGGGCATCGGCAAGACCCTGGAGCGGGTCGTCGAGGACGGCGGTCACCGCCGTGCCGTCGACCTCATCTGCGCCAAGGCCCACGACTGGCTCGTCACGCACGGGGCCTCGATCACGGACGCCGTTCAGGGCGGTGCTCCGGGCTGGACCCCGCGGTTCGTGGACCGCAAGGTGGGCGAGCGCGTGTACAAGGAGCTGCTCCGGTTCGTCACGGAGATGCGGGACATGCCCGAGCATCCGGCGCGCGGGGCGGTGGACCGCTTTCTGACGGACTTCGCGGCCGACCTCCAGTCGGACACGGAGACCCGCGCGAAGGTGGAGCGGCTCAAGTCCGAGATCCTGGCGCGCGACGAGGTCCAGGACGTCATCGCCTCCGCGTGGTCGGCGATCCGGTCGATGATCATCTCGGCGGCGGAGGACGAGCAGAGCGAGCTGCGCCTGCGGGTCCGTGCCTCGCTGATCTCCCTGGGCGCCCGCCTGGCCACCGACGGCCGACTGCAGGCGAAGGTGGAGGGCTGGATCGAGGGCGCGGTCGTCTATGTCGTCACGACCTACCGTGCCGAGATCACCTCGCTGATCACGGACACGGTGGCGGGCTGGGACGCCGAGCACACCTCCCGCAAGATCGAGGCCCACATCGGCCGGGACCTGCAGTTCATCCGTATCAACGGCACGGTGGTCGGCGCCCTGGCGGGCCTGCTGATCTACACGGTGTCCCGCGCCTTCGGGGCGTAG
- a CDS encoding DUF1707 domain-containing protein, producing the protein MSDERPEKPLPELRASDADRDRVVERLRDAVAEGRLDMDEFEERLEAAYKSRTYAELEPLTRDLPAASPSGGPVVAGRPAAAAEPWTGRIGGSGGAGGSGGSGTAVAVMSGFQRKGRWTVPARFDAVAFWGGGELDLREADFAQREVVINCIAIMGGIEITVPPGVDVDVRGIGFMGAFDQRDSPGPAEPGAPRVVVTGLAFWGGVEIKVKQRKRPLGGPSLRKEL; encoded by the coding sequence ATGAGTGACGAGCGGCCGGAGAAGCCGTTGCCGGAGCTGAGGGCGTCGGACGCCGACCGGGACCGGGTGGTGGAGCGTCTGAGGGACGCCGTCGCCGAGGGCCGGCTCGACATGGACGAGTTCGAGGAGCGGCTCGAAGCGGCGTACAAGTCGCGGACGTACGCGGAACTGGAACCGCTGACGCGGGACCTGCCGGCGGCGTCGCCGTCGGGCGGGCCGGTGGTGGCGGGCCGGCCGGCGGCGGCCGCCGAGCCCTGGACGGGCCGGATCGGCGGGTCGGGCGGGGCGGGTGGCTCGGGCGGCTCGGGGACGGCCGTCGCGGTGATGTCGGGGTTCCAGCGCAAGGGGCGGTGGACGGTGCCGGCGCGGTTCGACGCGGTGGCGTTCTGGGGCGGCGGGGAGCTGGACCTGCGCGAGGCGGACTTCGCGCAGCGCGAGGTGGTGATCAACTGCATCGCGATCATGGGCGGCATCGAGATCACGGTGCCGCCGGGGGTGGACGTCGACGTACGCGGCATCGGCTTCATGGGCGCGTTCGACCAGCGCGACAGCCCGGGCCCGGCCGAGCCGGGCGCGCCGCGGGTGGTCGTGACGGGGCTCGCCTTCTGGGGCGGCGTGGAGATCAAGGTCAAACAGCGCAAACGCCCCCTGGGGGGCCCGTCGCTCCGCAAGGAGCTGTAG
- a CDS encoding ATP-binding cassette domain-containing protein, with protein sequence MADALISLDGVEKVFDVRRRVSLMRREKHQVRAVDGISFEVARGEVVGYIGPNGAGKSTTIKMLTGILTPSGGRLRVAGIDPARERMRLAHRIGVVFGQRTTLWWDLPLKDSYGLMRRLYRVPRARFEDNLERCVERLDLAELLDVPVRQLSLGQRMRGDIAAALLHDPEVLYLDEPTIGLDVVSKAKVRGFLRQLNEELGTTVLLTTHDLQDIEQLCERVMVIDHGRLMYDGPLGGLHAAGAAGESERTLVVDLERELAPISVAGARVVKVEGPRQWLAFPAGASAAPLVAAVAADYPLVDLSVREPDIEDVIARMYAGRG encoded by the coding sequence GTGGCGGATGCGCTGATCTCGTTGGACGGGGTCGAGAAGGTCTTTGACGTACGGCGCCGGGTGAGCCTGATGCGCCGGGAGAAACACCAGGTCAGGGCAGTGGACGGGATCAGCTTCGAGGTCGCGCGGGGCGAGGTGGTCGGCTACATCGGGCCCAACGGCGCCGGGAAGTCGACCACGATCAAGATGCTGACCGGCATCCTGACGCCGAGCGGCGGCCGGCTGCGGGTCGCGGGCATCGACCCGGCGCGGGAGCGGATGCGGCTCGCGCACCGGATCGGGGTGGTGTTCGGGCAGCGCACGACGCTGTGGTGGGACCTGCCGCTGAAGGACTCGTACGGGCTGATGCGGCGGCTGTACCGGGTGCCGCGGGCGCGGTTCGAGGACAACCTGGAGCGCTGCGTGGAGCGGCTCGACCTGGCCGAGCTGCTGGACGTACCGGTACGGCAGCTGTCGCTCGGGCAGCGGATGCGCGGGGACATCGCGGCGGCGCTGTTGCACGATCCGGAGGTGCTGTACCTGGACGAGCCGACGATCGGGCTCGACGTGGTGAGCAAGGCGAAGGTACGGGGCTTCCTGCGGCAGCTGAACGAGGAACTCGGTACGACCGTGCTGCTCACCACGCACGACCTCCAGGACATCGAGCAGCTGTGCGAGCGGGTGATGGTGATCGACCACGGGCGGCTGATGTACGACGGGCCGCTGGGCGGGCTGCACGCGGCGGGGGCGGCGGGGGAGAGCGAGCGGACGCTGGTGGTGGACCTGGAGCGGGAGCTCGCGCCGATCAGTGTGGCGGGGGCGCGGGTGGTGAAGGTGGAGGGGCCGCGGCAGTGGCTGGCGTTCCCGGCGGGGGCGTCGGCGGCTCCGCTGGTGGCGGCGGTGGCGGCGGACTACCCGCTGGTGGACCTGTCGGTGCGGGAGCCGGACATCGAGGACGTGATCGCGCGGATGTACGCGGGGCGCGGGTGA
- a CDS encoding ABC transporter permease — translation MDAAPEGPGEGSRRGGPVREGLRGYRLIVAMWIRSTMTYRTSFVLTTVGQAAITLLDFVAIYLMFSHIDALGGFTLPEIALLYGSCSASLGLADLLLGNTDRVGARIRDGSLDTMLVRPVPVLAQVAADRFALRRLGRIGQGLGVMVWAVWSLDVDWTAGKVLLVPVMVIAGAGLFAAVMVTGAAFQFVAGDAAEVQNSFTYGGCTMLQYPPTVFAKDLLRGVTFVVPLAFVNWLPALYVLGRPDPLGLPGWVAFLSPLVAFVVFLPASLAWRAGVRSYRSTGS, via the coding sequence CTGGACGCGGCGCCGGAGGGGCCCGGGGAGGGGTCCCGGCGCGGCGGCCCGGTCCGGGAAGGGCTGCGCGGCTACCGGCTGATCGTGGCCATGTGGATCCGGTCCACGATGACCTACCGGACGTCCTTCGTCCTGACGACCGTCGGGCAGGCGGCGATCACCCTGCTCGACTTCGTCGCGATCTACCTCATGTTCTCCCACATCGACGCCCTGGGCGGCTTCACACTGCCCGAGATCGCGCTGCTGTACGGCTCCTGCTCGGCCTCGCTGGGTCTGGCGGACCTGCTGCTGGGGAACACCGACCGGGTGGGCGCCCGGATCCGCGACGGCTCGCTCGACACGATGCTGGTGCGGCCGGTCCCGGTGCTCGCGCAGGTCGCGGCGGACCGGTTCGCGCTGCGCCGGCTCGGCCGGATCGGGCAGGGGCTCGGGGTGATGGTCTGGGCGGTCTGGAGCCTGGACGTGGACTGGACGGCCGGCAAGGTGCTGCTGGTGCCCGTGATGGTGATCGCCGGGGCGGGCCTCTTCGCGGCCGTGATGGTGACCGGGGCGGCGTTCCAGTTCGTGGCCGGGGACGCGGCCGAGGTGCAGAACTCCTTCACGTACGGCGGCTGCACGATGCTCCAGTACCCGCCGACGGTGTTCGCGAAGGACCTGCTGCGCGGGGTGACCTTCGTCGTGCCGCTGGCCTTCGTCAACTGGCTGCCGGCGCTGTACGTGTTGGGGCGGCCGGATCCGCTGGGACTGCCCGGGTGGGTCGCGTTCCTGAGTCCGCTGGTGGCCTTCGTGGTGTTCCTGCCCGCGTCGCTGGCGTGGCGCGCGGGAGTCCGTTCGTACCGAAGCACGGGGAGCTAG
- a CDS encoding ABC transporter permease, whose protein sequence is MRLYLAVTAGGFRRYATYGTATAAGVFTNTVFGFIVAYTYIALWDERPGLGGYDQAQALTFVWMSQSLLAAAALIGGGFQEELQERIRTGDIAVDLYRPADLQMWWLAADLGRAVFQLLGRGVVPLVAGALAFPLALPVDPLRWLLFLVSVLLALVVSFALRYMVGLAAFWLMDGSGINVMATVTSIFFSGMLLPLTVFPGGFGEFVRVLPWAAMLQVPMDVLLGEHAGAGGAAGALGFQAGWVLVLLGTGRLLQSAATRKVVVQGG, encoded by the coding sequence GTGCGTCTCTACCTGGCCGTCACGGCAGGCGGATTCAGGCGCTACGCCACCTACGGGACGGCGACCGCGGCCGGGGTGTTCACCAACACCGTGTTCGGGTTCATCGTCGCGTACACGTACATCGCGCTGTGGGACGAGCGGCCCGGACTCGGTGGCTACGACCAGGCGCAGGCGCTGACCTTCGTCTGGATGAGCCAGTCGCTGCTGGCCGCCGCCGCCCTGATCGGCGGCGGTTTCCAGGAGGAGCTCCAGGAGCGGATCCGGACGGGTGACATCGCGGTCGACCTCTACCGGCCCGCGGACCTCCAGATGTGGTGGCTCGCGGCCGATCTGGGCCGGGCGGTCTTCCAGTTGCTGGGACGCGGGGTGGTGCCGCTGGTGGCGGGGGCGCTGGCGTTCCCGCTGGCGCTGCCGGTCGATCCGCTGCGCTGGCTGCTGTTCCTGGTGTCCGTGCTGCTGGCGCTGGTGGTGAGCTTCGCGCTGCGCTACATGGTGGGGCTGGCGGCCTTCTGGCTGATGGACGGGTCGGGGATCAACGTCATGGCCACCGTCACCTCGATCTTCTTCTCCGGGATGCTGCTGCCGCTGACCGTCTTCCCGGGCGGCTTCGGCGAGTTCGTCCGGGTGCTGCCGTGGGCGGCGATGCTGCAGGTCCCGATGGACGTCCTGCTGGGCGAGCACGCGGGGGCCGGGGGAGCTGCCGGGGCGCTGGGCTTCCAGGCCGGGTGGGTGCTCGTACTGCTGGGAACGGGGCGGCTGTTGCAGTCGGCCGCGACGCGGAAGGTGGTGGTCCAGGGTGGCTGA
- a CDS encoding transglycosylase domain-containing protein, producing the protein MSDQSPPPGWTPRDPDTPPGVPPTRHGRTGRRRFLPTWRMVLGAVLLVALLIGGALVAGYLLVDIPPANAAATAQSNVYLYSDGSQIARDGEVNRVNVPLSQVPRTVQEAVLAAEDRDFYSERAVDPKAMLRAAWNTATGKGTQSGSTITQQYVKNYYLGQEQTIKRKAKEFFIAIKLGREKSKNYILEGYLNTSYFGRNAYGIQAAAQAYYGKDVGKLTTAEGAYLATLLNSPSAFDVVAHPQSRPRALARWNYVLDGMVKKQWLPAAERATTRFPEPGKVRAAAGLSGQRGYLVEAIKDYIVDNKILDDKTLAEGGYRITTTIDKRRQNALVDAVDEQMVDKLRPDTRKADRLVRAGGVSIDPATGKVLAMYGGIDYTKQYVNNATRHDYQVASTFKPFVFAAAVENDSRTQDGRRITPNTIYNGDNKRPVTGGRIRFAPENEGQISYGNITVNTATDLSVNAVYAQMAVDVGTGKVKKTAIDLGIPENTPNFLPGPAMALGTLQASVLDMTQAYATLADHGRRTPYTFLEKITKGGDTIGLPQRTPTQAITREAADTTTSMLVSVVDNGTGTAALAAGHPAAGKTGTGELDRSAWFAAYTPDLVTVISMMGQDPDTGTLESLYGALGEPRIGGGGYPARIWAAYTKAALEGTDPVDFDLELQPGAAQPPPPSPDSDPPQETPGEPSPSTPERPTRPSPSNTTGGRNQGGQNNGGQNQGGQDNGGPANGGQDNGGQDNGGTTQGGDQGGTTQGTQGSTQGGTRGDSQGSAQGTDAGPAEGLRPPSAFLE; encoded by the coding sequence ATGAGCGACCAGTCACCACCCCCGGGCTGGACCCCTCGCGACCCCGACACCCCTCCCGGCGTACCGCCGACCCGGCACGGGAGAACCGGCCGGCGCCGCTTCCTGCCCACCTGGCGGATGGTCCTGGGCGCCGTCCTGCTCGTCGCCCTGCTGATCGGCGGCGCCCTCGTCGCCGGATACCTGCTGGTCGACATCCCGCCGGCCAACGCCGCCGCCACCGCGCAGTCCAACGTCTACCTCTACTCCGACGGCTCCCAGATCGCCCGCGACGGCGAGGTCAACCGCGTCAACGTGCCGCTGTCGCAGGTCCCCCGGACCGTGCAGGAGGCCGTACTGGCCGCCGAGGACCGGGACTTCTACTCCGAACGGGCGGTCGACCCCAAGGCGATGCTCCGCGCGGCCTGGAACACCGCGACCGGAAAGGGCACCCAGTCCGGTTCCACCATCACCCAGCAGTACGTCAAGAACTACTACTTGGGCCAGGAACAGACGATCAAAAGAAAGGCGAAGGAGTTCTTCATCGCGATCAAACTCGGTCGAGAGAAATCGAAGAACTACATCCTTGAGGGCTACCTCAACACCAGCTACTTCGGCCGCAACGCCTACGGCATCCAGGCCGCCGCCCAGGCCTACTACGGCAAGGACGTAGGCAAACTCACCACCGCAGAGGGCGCCTACCTGGCCACCCTCCTCAACTCCCCCAGCGCCTTCGACGTCGTCGCCCACCCCCAGAGCCGCCCCCGCGCCCTCGCCCGCTGGAACTACGTCCTCGACGGCATGGTCAAGAAGCAATGGCTGCCCGCCGCCGAACGCGCCACCACCCGGTTCCCCGAACCCGGCAAGGTACGCGCCGCCGCCGGCCTGTCCGGCCAGCGCGGCTACCTCGTGGAAGCGATCAAGGACTACATCGTCGACAACAAGATCCTCGACGACAAGACCCTCGCCGAAGGCGGCTACCGCATCACCACCACCATCGACAAACGCCGCCAGAACGCCCTCGTCGACGCCGTCGACGAGCAGATGGTCGACAAGCTCCGACCCGACACGCGCAAGGCCGACCGGCTGGTCCGGGCCGGCGGAGTCTCCATCGACCCGGCCACCGGCAAGGTCCTCGCCATGTACGGCGGCATCGACTACACCAAGCAGTACGTCAACAACGCCACCCGCCACGACTACCAGGTCGCCTCCACCTTCAAGCCCTTCGTCTTCGCCGCCGCCGTCGAGAACGACTCCCGCACCCAGGACGGCCGCCGGATCACCCCGAACACGATCTACAACGGCGACAACAAACGCCCGGTCACCGGCGGCCGCATCCGCTTCGCCCCCGAGAACGAGGGCCAGATCTCCTACGGCAACATCACCGTCAACACCGCCACCGACCTCTCCGTCAACGCCGTCTACGCACAGATGGCCGTCGACGTCGGCACCGGCAAGGTCAAGAAGACCGCCATCGACCTCGGCATCCCCGAGAACACCCCCAACTTCCTACCCGGCCCCGCCATGGCCCTCGGCACCCTCCAGGCCAGCGTCCTGGACATGACCCAGGCCTACGCCACCCTCGCCGACCACGGCCGCCGCACCCCCTACACCTTCCTGGAGAAGATCACCAAGGGTGGCGACACCATCGGCCTCCCCCAGCGCACCCCCACCCAGGCCATCACCCGCGAAGCCGCCGACACCACCACGTCCATGCTGGTCAGCGTCGTGGACAACGGCACCGGTACGGCAGCCCTCGCCGCCGGCCACCCCGCCGCGGGCAAGACCGGCACCGGCGAACTCGACCGCTCCGCCTGGTTCGCTGCCTACACCCCCGACCTCGTCACCGTGATCTCCATGATGGGCCAGGACCCGGACACCGGAACCCTCGAATCCCTCTACGGCGCCCTCGGCGAACCCCGCATCGGCGGCGGCGGCTACCCCGCCCGGATCTGGGCCGCCTACACCAAGGCCGCCCTGGAAGGCACCGACCCCGTCGACTTCGACCTGGAACTCCAGCCCGGCGCCGCACAGCCCCCACCACCCAGCCCGGACTCCGACCCACCACAGGAAACCCCCGGTGAACCCTCACCCAGCACCCCCGAACGCCCCACCCGGCCCTCACCCTCCAACACGACGGGCGGCCGCAACCAGGGCGGACAGAACAACGGCGGCCAGAACCAGGGCGGCCAGGACAACGGCGGCCCCGCCAACGGAGGCCAGGACAACGGAGGCCAGGACAACGGCGGAACCACCCAGGGCGGCGACCAGGGCGGAACCACCCAAGGCACCCAAGGCAGCACCCAGGGCGGAACCCGAGGCGACAGCCAAGGCAGCGCACAAGGCACCGACGCAGGCCCGGCCGAAGGCCTGCGACCACCGTCGGCGTTCCTGGAATGA
- a CDS encoding DMT family transporter has product MAWVLLLVAGLLEVGWSIGMKFTEGFTRLWPSVFTGAGIVASMVLLSYAAKTLPIGTAYGVWVGIGAAGAAVLGMAVLGEPVTAARIFFICLLLVAVVGLKATSGH; this is encoded by the coding sequence ATGGCCTGGGTTCTTCTTCTCGTCGCCGGTCTGCTTGAGGTCGGCTGGTCGATCGGTATGAAGTTCACCGAAGGGTTCACCCGGCTGTGGCCGAGTGTGTTCACGGGTGCCGGGATCGTCGCGAGCATGGTGTTGCTGTCCTATGCCGCGAAGACCCTGCCGATCGGTACGGCGTACGGGGTGTGGGTGGGTATCGGTGCCGCGGGTGCGGCCGTGCTCGGTATGGCGGTGCTGGGTGAGCCCGTCACCGCCGCCCGGATCTTCTTCATCTGTCTGTTGCTGGTGGCCGTGGTGGGGCTGAAGGCGACCTCCGGTCACTGA
- a CDS encoding GroES family chaperonin yields the protein MSENTTHDKLPIRMLHDRVLVKSDSPEGERRSGGGILIPATAAVGKRLAWAEVVAVGQNVRTVEPGDRVLYDPEDRAEVEVRGATYVLMRERDLHAVAAERLEGSEDSTGLYL from the coding sequence GTGAGCGAGAACACCACCCACGACAAGCTGCCCATTCGCATGCTGCATGACCGCGTGCTCGTGAAGTCCGATTCGCCGGAGGGCGAGCGGCGCTCGGGCGGCGGCATCCTGATTCCGGCGACGGCCGCGGTGGGCAAGCGCCTGGCCTGGGCGGAGGTGGTCGCGGTCGGGCAGAACGTGCGGACGGTCGAGCCCGGTGACCGGGTGCTGTACGACCCCGAGGACCGTGCGGAGGTCGAGGTGCGGGGTGCTACGTACGTGCTGATGCGTGAGCGGGATCTGCACGCGGTGGCCGCGGAGCGGCTGGAGGGGTCGGAGGACTCCACGGGTCTGTACCTCTGA
- a CDS encoding DUF3618 domain-containing protein, which yields MPEARTPAQIEADIVRRREQLAETLDEIGVRMHPKTIIGDAKARVASTVDQTAGRAFASVNRLVTDLKDGLRHDDGAPRVDRIVPVALVAVGLVGLLVVSARRKRG from the coding sequence GTGCCGGAAGCCAGGACCCCCGCACAGATCGAGGCGGACATCGTCCGCCGCCGTGAGCAGCTCGCCGAGACGCTCGACGAGATCGGCGTGCGGATGCACCCGAAGACGATCATCGGGGACGCGAAGGCACGGGTCGCCTCGACCGTCGACCAGACCGCCGGGCGGGCCTTCGCCTCGGTGAACCGGCTCGTGACGGACCTGAAGGACGGCCTGCGTCACGACGACGGGGCGCCGCGGGTGGACCGGATCGTGCCCGTCGCGCTGGTCGCGGTGGGCCTGGTCGGGCTGCTCGTGGTGTCGGCGCGCCGCAAGCGCGGATGA
- the bcp gene encoding thioredoxin-dependent thiol peroxidase, which translates to MSERLQPGDAAPAFTLPDADGNEVSLADHKGRKVIVYFYPSALTPGCTKQACDFTDNLSFLTGHGYDVIGVSPDKPEKLAKFREKEDLKVTLVSDPEKETLTAYGAYGEKKLYGKTVTGVIRSTVVVDEEGKVEHAFYNVKATGHVAKIIKDLGL; encoded by the coding sequence ATGAGCGAGCGACTCCAGCCGGGCGACGCCGCCCCCGCCTTCACCCTGCCCGATGCGGACGGCAACGAGGTCTCGCTCGCCGACCACAAGGGCCGCAAGGTAATCGTCTACTTCTACCCGTCCGCGCTGACCCCGGGCTGCACGAAGCAGGCCTGCGACTTCACGGACAACCTGTCCTTCCTGACGGGACACGGCTACGACGTCATCGGCGTGTCCCCGGACAAGCCGGAGAAGCTGGCGAAGTTCCGCGAGAAGGAGGACCTGAAGGTCACCCTGGTCAGCGACCCGGAGAAGGAGACGCTGACGGCGTACGGCGCGTACGGCGAGAAGAAGCTGTACGGCAAGACGGTCACCGGGGTCATCCGCTCCACGGTGGTCGTCGACGAGGAGGGCAAGGTCGAGCACGCCTTCTACAACGTCAAGGCCACGGGCCACGTAGCCAAGATCATCAAAGACCTGGGCCTCTGA
- a CDS encoding HNH endonuclease signature motif containing protein, with product MPISPYTKERLAEAARTSRTLSEALEKLGVDPKSGSREYLRRRMNQLGVDVSHFERDGNRWTRTVLEEAVSTSSNMYAVLRYLGLDAVGGHHTHISRRVRSLGIDTSHFTGPSRTERMRVNHRKRTADEILREDHSPHPTRTPGKALRRALLDLGVEERCADCGIEAVWMGEPLLLEVDHINGDWRDNRAENLRLMCPNCHSTTDSYRGRGKRRR from the coding sequence GTGCCGATCAGCCCGTACACGAAGGAACGCCTCGCGGAGGCGGCGCGCACGTCGCGCACGTTGTCCGAGGCACTGGAGAAGCTGGGGGTCGATCCGAAGAGCGGCTCGCGCGAGTACTTACGCAGGCGCATGAACCAGCTCGGGGTGGACGTCTCGCACTTCGAGCGAGACGGGAACCGATGGACCCGCACGGTCCTAGAGGAGGCCGTCAGCACCTCCAGCAACATGTACGCGGTTCTGCGATACCTGGGACTCGATGCAGTGGGCGGACATCACACGCACATCAGCCGCCGTGTCCGCTCACTGGGCATCGACACCTCACACTTCACCGGCCCCTCCCGAACGGAGCGGATGAGGGTCAACCATCGGAAGCGAACTGCGGACGAGATCCTTCGCGAGGATCACTCACCTCACCCCACACGCACCCCTGGCAAGGCTCTCCGACGCGCCCTGCTCGACCTCGGCGTCGAGGAGCGCTGCGCCGATTGCGGTATCGAGGCCGTCTGGATGGGAGAACCCCTCCTCCTGGAGGTCGACCACATCAACGGCGATTGGCGTGACAACCGCGCGGAAAACCTACGGCTCATGTGCCCCAACTGCCACTCCACTACGGACTCGTACCGAGGCCGGGGCAAGAGGCGTCGATGA
- a CDS encoding HNH endonuclease — protein MTLEIDHINGDRSDDRRENLRLLCPNCHATTSTWCRGGRRIPTG, from the coding sequence ATGACATTGGAGATCGACCACATCAACGGCGACAGGAGCGACGACCGCCGCGAGAACCTGCGACTGCTCTGCCCCAACTGCCATGCAACGACCAGCACCTGGTGTCGTGGAGGGCGCCGCATCCCCACAGGCTGA
- the rdgB gene encoding RdgB/HAM1 family non-canonical purine NTP pyrophosphatase yields MTPTPSRLILATRNAGKVSELRAILSDAGLPHELVGADAYPEIPDVKETGVTFAENALLKAHALARATGLPAVADDSGLCVDVLHGAPGIFSARWAGTHGDDKANLDLLLAQLGDIADENRAAHFACAAALALPDGTERVVEGRLLGTLRHTPSGTGGFGYDPILQPLGDTRTCAELTPAEKNAISHRGQAFRALVPFVRALLG; encoded by the coding sequence ATGACCCCGACGCCCAGCCGCCTCATCCTGGCCACCCGCAACGCGGGCAAAGTCTCCGAACTCCGCGCGATCCTGTCCGACGCCGGCCTGCCGCACGAGCTGGTCGGCGCGGACGCCTACCCCGAGATCCCGGACGTCAAGGAAACCGGCGTCACCTTCGCCGAGAACGCCCTCCTCAAGGCCCACGCCCTGGCCCGCGCCACCGGCCTCCCGGCGGTCGCCGACGACTCCGGCCTCTGCGTGGACGTCCTGCACGGCGCCCCCGGCATCTTCTCGGCCCGCTGGGCCGGCACCCACGGCGACGACAAGGCCAACCTGGACCTGCTCCTGGCCCAGCTCGGCGACATCGCCGACGAGAACCGCGCGGCCCACTTCGCGTGCGCGGCGGCCCTGGCCCTCCCGGACGGCACCGAACGCGTCGTCGAGGGCCGCCTCCTCGGCACCCTCCGCCACACCCCGTCCGGCACCGGCGGCTTCGGCTACGACCCGATCCTCCAGCCGCTGGGCGACACCCGCACGTGCGCGGAACTGACGCCGGCGGAGAAGAACGCCATCTCCCACCGCGGCCAGGCCTTCCGCGCCCTGGTCCCGTTCGTCCGGGCCCTCCTGGGCTGA